ACACTTTTAATAATGCTATGTATTTCATTATGGATTATGAGTTGTTAGTGAACAATTGATCATAACACGGTGTTAGCATACCAAGTAGTGGGTAGTAAGAAATCACTGAGGCTTAGTAGTCTCACCCCATAATTATTGATTATAGGTGACAAGATGTTCGTTCAAGAAGCTTAGGATTGGACGGAATAGCGAGATTATAGAAGTTTGTTTGTTGATCACCTGTTTCAAGCTTAATAAACACTTGTATTGGATTATACTACATGTATTTAGCAATTACCATAGCTCTAATGTAAAGATGTTAACCGTTACATTATGACAATTATTCAGTTTAATTAAATCATGTATATTTGGTATTTTCTTCAGACTACTTGCGTAAAGATCAATTTTAATTCCACAATTTTAATGTATTCCGATCCGGTTAGACATGCTCCTAttgatattttatataaatcaaTGTGGAATATTATAGCAGAGATGAActaaatcttaaaaaaaattaaatcaaccaGAAAAAAACCCAACGCAAATGTAATCATCAATCACTAGAATTATAAAACCTTCCAGCAGTTTTCACGAATTTGAAAACCCAGATATTATTTGTAATACCATTATCACTAATACTATGAGTAGATTGATGAAAGGTCATTTAATCATTAGTAAATTCAAATTTAAGTATTTCAAACTATTATTTCTCATAGTAATGATATCATATGATGTGTGTGTTTATGTACCAAAACAAATATGATGTTTGTGGTAACCATCGCGAATTACTCATAAAAGACCTAAGTTCAAGATAAGGCATCCTTTAATAtcttaagaaaaaagaaaagtcaAACAAAAATGTCTTCATACGAGACGAGAGCTCCCTCTGCAGCACACACATCTTGAGTTCTTTGACAATCAGAAACATGAGCACTCCTTCTCTTAAACTTGTTTCTCAATGTTTTATCAAACCATATCCCCCAATCGAAAACTCAAAACAAATATGCTACTTAGCACCATGGGATATTATTATGTTATCTTCGCACTATATCCAAAAGGGTCTTCTCTTCAAAAaaccaacatcatcatcatcactaaacCAACAACATTTCATTGAGAATCTAGTGGACAAACTCAAACACTCCCTTTCTCTCACACTTTTCCATTTCTACCCCCTCTCAGGTCGTCTTGTTACACAGAAAACCGAAGATCCTCCATCTTACAATGTTTTTGTTGATTGCAAAAACAGTGATGGAGCTAAATTTATCCATTCAACTTTAGATATCACCATAAATGATATCTTGTCACCTGTTGACGTCCCGCCTATTGTTCAATCATTTTTTGACCACCACAAAGCAGTTAACCATGATGGTCACACCATGTCTTTGTTGTCTATTCAAGTAACTGAATTAGTGGATGGTGTTTTCATAGGTTGTTCCATGAACCATTCTATTGGTGATGGAACTGCTTATTGGAATTTCTTTAACACATTTTCTGAGATATTTCAAAATGGTGCTAATCTTCTTCCAATTACACATCAACCTATCCACAATAAATGGTTTCCAGAAGGTTATGGTCCGATTATCAACCTTCCTTATAAACATCACGACGAGTTTATTCTTAGATATGAAGCACCCATTTTGAGAGAGAGAATCTTCCATTTTTCAGCAGAGTCTATAGCAAAACTAAAAGCAAAGGCTAATAAAGAATCTAATACAGACAAAATATCTTCATTTCAATCTTTATCAGCATTAGTTTGGAGATCTATAACTCGTGCACGTCAGCTACAACATGATCAGAAAACGATTTGCAAGTTGGCTATAAACAACCGAACGAGAATGAAACCATCGCTTCCAAAGGAATATTTTGGAAGTTTAGCTTACGCAGTGAGGACTGAAACAACGGTAAAGGAATTACTAGAGAACGATCTAGGATGGGCAGCATGGAAGATTCATCTGGCCGTTGCAAATTATGATGACAAAGTTGTGCGTCAATTAGTGAACGAGTGGTTACAATCTCCAATTGTGCCTCGAATGGACATGTTGTTTGAAGCTAATATCGTGTTGATGGGTAGTTCACCTAGGTTTGTTATGTATGAGAATGAATTTGGAATGGGAAAAGCTCTAGCTGTTAGAAGTGGGTATGCTAACAAGGCTGATGGAAAAATAACATCATATCCAGGACAAGGAGGCGGGAGCATTGATCTTGAAGTGTGTCTTTCACCTGATAAAATGAAGGCACTGGAAACTGATGAAGAGTTCATGAGTTCAACTTCAGTATTTAATCATTTGTTCTATCTTTGAGTATGCTTACGTTGTTTAATGGgttagcggcgcagcttgttgccTATTTGCCTTCcattcaagtgtaattatcCTACGTGTGTGCGGGTGTGTGTGAATGAACAATTATTCTTCTCTCAAAACTCTCATTTATGCTTGCATAATCACATTTGTACCGAATTCTATTGATTTCATTATAATTCCTACTTTAAGACTTAAGTCAAGGTTAGCCTAAAGGGCAAAAGAAGAGTTTGGTTTATTTATTCAGTGCTTTTTATCTAGCATATCATGTTTCCcttttgttaatttttgctAATACCCTAAACAAACCAAACATGGGAAATTAAAGTCAGAATGAAACAAAGTCAAATAGGCCAAATCAAATAACCATGTA
This portion of the Trifolium pratense cultivar HEN17-A07 linkage group LG3, ARS_RC_1.1, whole genome shotgun sequence genome encodes:
- the LOC123917785 gene encoding uncharacterized acetyltransferase At3g50280-like: MSTPSLKLVSQCFIKPYPPIENSKQICYLAPWDIIMLSSHYIQKGLLFKKPTSSSSLNQQHFIENLVDKLKHSLSLTLFHFYPLSGRLVTQKTEDPPSYNVFVDCKNSDGAKFIHSTLDITINDILSPVDVPPIVQSFFDHHKAVNHDGHTMSLLSIQVTELVDGVFIGCSMNHSIGDGTAYWNFFNTFSEIFQNGANLLPITHQPIHNKWFPEGYGPIINLPYKHHDEFILRYEAPILRERIFHFSAESIAKLKAKANKESNTDKISSFQSLSALVWRSITRARQLQHDQKTICKLAINNRTRMKPSLPKEYFGSLAYAVRTETTVKELLENDLGWAAWKIHLAVANYDDKVVRQLVNEWLQSPIVPRMDMLFEANIVLMGSSPRFVMYENEFGMGKALAVRSGYANKADGKITSYPGQGGGSIDLEVCLSPDKMKALETDEEFMSSTSVFNHLFYL